One window from the genome of Eublepharis macularius isolate TG4126 chromosome 15, MPM_Emac_v1.0, whole genome shotgun sequence encodes:
- the LOC129343010 gene encoding collagen alpha-1(I) chain-like codes for MQVQGHPGQNIHCVASAMMLSSRDSSHVQRLHFSQRSKPAAIPRPPSPGSPGGARGPTRAPKLAGSRPASPHRGGPAAPALVGPGPGEPHEPRGGGALGPRLGSRNGTSAWAQAGKARLPSPAPAPVRPAAALRTGGTRQASEKPPPGQPGAPAAPRARSSLPSAGAWGRAGNGGKPSPPPPPGSCSCSRAGRSGRAEGRPPTAIRGRSATRPRGKRPRGPPFRQAHAGLRPRRKQGPGGGGRQAPGASRWPAEKEARRAGGSPRESFGGGGCMGREGARRRQRPRPTARDSRWAEPEGARPPMPGCPESPAEGGEGKGGAPGGARKAPRGGRGQRKRVPLGAGAHLRLPPSGWRPPPPTKARPPRLSACATAAAANGRPPARRPPPPMGGPVGSRCRVRSAEPGARPRDGAGLERWRRGGAGRGGAGRPKRSPDGATRGLKPSRLTLRGRLSDAPRRLDGRGAPKRPPGVRRSRQLGRGTRAAAAAAATPSRPASLGAAPRRRLSSRARSASWPRPREFRGSKEPRPFPAAGRRDPPARGGGAAAPRLRAPDRGRLLRPDGRSPAGRGGRGRCLRARRRPLLPRGAGIGRAGRSICRSPEGSLRLSRLPGGWKGPGGMSSSGIHRGHLRKYGGFLFKQWKEKFLSLSPDGSLLICPNAGAPAELGISLGTSCDAILDGSEICDLPRLPLGAQRDSCLGLSLNDGRSLLFLAPNTQECRQWLNILRKVKESFSRGSPSSCKVHINLPARKCCRKGGAGARGSCRESPGLKRPEAARTSLRQEPCLRHSSLARARVQAACLLVGGAAAGPTMGYMVTSAHAGPSTESHPPDFKELGYHPAACDTESQYEALDYEGMDQDFDVLEFGGFGF; via the exons CCCGGAGGGGCAAGAGGCCCCACCCGCGCTCCAAAGCTCGCAGGATCACGACCCGCGTCCCCCCACCGGGGTGGCCCGGCAGCACCCGCGCTTGTGGGGCCGGGGCCAGGAGAGCCGCACGAGCCGAGGGGAGGAGGCGCGCTTGGGCCACGCTTGGGCAGCAGGAACGGAACCAGCGCCTGGGCCCAGGCCGGCAAGGCCCGGCTGCCTTCCCCGGCCCCAGCGCCTGTCCGGCCCGCGGCTGCCCTGCGCACGGGCGGGACTAGACAAGCATCGGAGAAGCCGCCGCCAGGCCAGCCGGGAGCCCCAGCTGCTCCGCGGGCGAGGAGTTCTCTGCCCTCCGCAGGGGCGTGGGGCCGAGCGGGCAATGGAGGGAAGCCgagcccgcccccgccccccggaTCATGCAGCTGCAGCCGCGCTGGGCGCAGCGGGCGGGCCGAGGGAAGACCCCCGACGGCCATCCGCGGGCGCTCCGCGACGAGGCCCCGGGGGAAGAGGCCCCGCGGCCCGCCTTTCCGCCAGGCTCACGCGGGGCTCCGGCCCAGGCGAAAGcaagggccgggggggggggggcgccaggcGCCGGGAGCGTCCCGCTGGCCGGCCGAAAAGGAAGCGCGGCGGGCCGGCGGATCCCCGCGCGAAAGCTTCGGGGGCGGCGGctgcatggggagggagggggcgcggcggcggcagaggcCTCGGCCGACAGCGCGGGACTCTCGCTGGGCTGAGCCGGAGGGCGCTCGGCCTCCGATGCCGGGCTGCCCGGAGTCGCCcgcggagggaggggaggggaaggggggcgcgcCCGGCGGCGCGAGGAAGGCTCCCCGGGGCGGGCGGGGGCAGCGGAAGCGCGTTCCCCTCGGGGCGGGGGCTCACCTGCGCCTTCCTCCGTCGGGCTGGCGACCCCCGCCGCCCACCAAGGCCCGGCCGCCCCGCCTCTCCGCCTGCGCGACGGCCGCCGCCGCCAATGGGCGCCCGCCTGCGCGACGGCCGCCGCCGCCAATGGGCGGCCCCGTCGGCTCCCGCTGCCGCGTGCGGAGCGCGGAGCCGGGTGCGCGGCCTCGTGACGGGGCGGGGTTAGAACGCtggcggcggggcggggcggggcggggcggggcggggcggccaAAGCGAAGCCCAGACGGCGCTACGAGGGGGCTGAAGCCGTCCCGCCTCACGCTGCGCGGCCGCCTTTCGGATGCCCCTCGGCGCCTCGACGGGCGGGGCGCGCCGAAGCGGCCGCCGGGTGTTCGCCGCTCCCGCCAGCTTGGGAGGGGAAcgcgggcagcagcagcagcagcagcgacccCGTCGAGGCCCGCGTCCCTGGGCGCCGCTCCTCGGCGCCGCCTGTCGAGCCGAGCCAGAAGCGCCTCGTGGCCGCGCCCGCGGGAGTTCCGAGGGTCAAAGGAGCCCCGGCCTTTCCCGGCTGCGGGGCGCCGAGATCCGCCTgcccgtggggggggggctgctgccccGCGCCTCCGGGCGCCTGACCGGGGGCGACTGCTGCGGCCAGATGGCCGGTctccggcggggcggggcgggcgggGGCGCTGCCTCCGGGCTCGCCGCCGCCCGCTCCTCCCGCGCGGCGCAGGGATTGGCCGCGCCGGCCGCAGCATCTGCCGCTCCCCGGAGGGGTCCCTCCGTCTTTCCCGGCTGCCTGGCGGATGGAAGGGTCCGGGCGGGATGAGCTCCTCGGGGATCCATCGCGGGCATCTCCGCAAGTACG GAGGCTTCCTTTTTAaacaatggaaagagaagttcCTCTCCCTCTCGCCGGATGGAAGCCTGCTCATCTGCCCAAACGCAGGAGCCCCTGCTGAGCTGGGCATCTCCCTGGGCACCAGCTGCGATGCCATCCTGGACGGGAGCGAGATCTGTGACCTGCCACGCCTTCCCTTGGGTGCCCAGCGGGACAGCTGCCTGGGGCTGAGCCTCAACGATGGGAGATCCCTGCTCTTTCTTGCCCCCAACACCCAAGAGTGCAG GCAGTGGCTGAACATCTTAAGAAAAGTCAAAGAG AGCTTCTCCCGGGGGTCTCCCTCCAGCTGCAAGGTCCACATCAACTTGCCAGCGAGGAAATGTTGCAGGAAAGGGGGAGCAGGTGCCCGAGGGAGCTGCAGGGAGTCGCCCGGCCTGAAGAGACCAGAAG CTGCCCGGACCAGCCTGCGCCAAGAACCTTGCCTCCGCCACAGCTCCCTGGCACGTGCCCGAGTGCAAGCTGCTTGCCTCTTGGTGGGGGGCGCTGCAGCCGGCCCCACAATGGGCTACATGGTCACCTCTGCCCACGCAGGACCGTCTACGGAGTCACACCCGCCAGACTTCAAAGAGCTAGGCTACCATCCAGCAGCCTGCGACACGGAATCGCAGTACGAAGCTCTGGATTACGAGGGGATGGACCAGGACTTTGATGTTCTGGAGTTTGGGGGCTTTGGCTTCTAG